The Sardina pilchardus chromosome 5, fSarPil1.1, whole genome shotgun sequence DNA window ctctctcgctctctttctttctctctctctcgctctcttcccgCAGCgtcccacccaccacccccacataTCTCTGTCTCAGCACATATGGGTTCCTTTATGTCCCAGCAGTCACAGCACTCTCTAAAGGTCACAAACCACTTCCTGAATGGGCCACTTCCTCTCAGCGGACAGACTTCTACAAGTCTGCCGAAGCCTACAAATTTTGGCACAATTAGACGAAAATCCCAAACATAAATGTGAACGAGAGGAGAGGTTAACTGGATGGAACCGGGAAACAGGGTATCACTGTTTGAACTGTGCTTGTTTGAACTGTTACGGAAAAGGTCAACAGGAAAGTAAAAATCAGATACATCTGATAACGCACGGAACATCTAGTGCATATTAAGAAATGATCAGGTACTGATTGTTTTGTTCTGGCCAACTTaaggttcttttttttgtcacggTTGCTCTTTAACTTGTGGGGAGCTCTGTGACATTATCACACTGTGATCTACGTCTATCGCTTCAAAGCAACAGCACAACTTTCTGTGAATACTCAGTAACCTTGGAAACCATGGAAAGGTGTGCGCTCTACTTGAAAACTTGAAAGGTGAGAGATCAACAGCTTTTCTGAGAACAGGTCTCAAAGTACGTGCTTGTCTTTTCCCCGATTCAAACAATGCAAAGGAAAAAAACTACATATGTCAAATTCAGAGGACAACGCAAAGgtaatatagtataatataatCAATATAGAAAAGGCCAACAGAGTTCTACCAGAGTTGTAATCATAGACAAAATGCAAAAAGATAACAAGGTACTTTTGCCTATAACAAACAATCCCATATACGTATATCATATAAAATCATTAATATCCTGCAAATTTGTTTGTCCAAATGCAAAAGTTTACTGACTGGTTAAGGTGATATTTTGATGGAGTTAGCCTTACAGACACCAACTAAAAATAAATGATCCCATAGGAGTAGTCCTTCCTCTATCctgttttctgaatgaaaaacTTTTATCACTTTTATCATCAGCTTTTATCGTAACGGCCATCAAAATTACAGTAGGTGAAGCAACAGAATGAtataagcattatcgcactgcATTGTAGCACTGTTGCATGCCAGGGTGCAATATCTTCATTActaaaaaaatattcaaaaagaCCTCAGGCGGCAACATACGACAATAACGGTGAGGTAAAATCTTCAGCGATGATGATGGTTTTAAAGGCTGAGGTGATGCTCCCACAACAACTCATACAACAAGGTGATGGCATCTGTTCAACGTCTTTACAGACGTGTTTTACCCACAGCGCACGGAGGCTCTGACCCATCAACCGATGGGCCTCTTGCGTTCTCAACTAACCTCTGCTCCCCAACAGGGTTTGGCCTATGACTACAGTAAAAACTCATACATATTTCAGATATTTCAGAAATGACAAGATTGCTAGACAATATGATAAAAATACTAATACAAAATATTGTTACGATAAGTATGAGTATTTATATATTGTCATATATCTACTAGTAGTAGTATAAGTAGTAGAGTTTAACTGAACTAATTAAACATATGCGCAAACAGCTATGCAAAATTGCACGGGGTTTTTTGCCCATGCAAATTACATCACATAAGTattcaaaaacattcagatgcCATATCATTATGGCGGTATAGTACATCTGGAAGGTATATTGAAGAATTGCTATTCAACAGCTCCATTCCCCACCACATACCCAAGACTACAGCTGATGATATGGGACAACGTTTTTGAGCAATGCTGCAGGGCAATGTTCCTCATTATTGTGGTCCTTGTGGCATTTCCATTGATATTTCAATCAGAATGGAACTGGTTGTGTGGTGGtggcccagcaacattgctcaaaaaagtTGTCCCATGCATTATCAGCTTAACATCGCTcagctcatcatcatcatcatcatcattgctcAAAAAAGTTGTCCCATGCATTATCAGCTTAACATCGCTcagctcatcatcatcatcatcatcaccaccactactaccatCAGAGAGATCCTGCAAAGTCAATGTTGTGTGACCAGGGGCCGCCTGAGGAGATGCTGGACCTGGAGAGTGTTTTCAAAAGGTCACCTCGTTACTCTCTGAGGCCTGGCCTCTCCACCACTGCCAGACATGCTAGACCACAGTCAAGAAACGCCAGGCCCAACCACATGCTTGGGGGGAGGCGGGGGACCCTGACAGAtggctcctccacacacactgacgcgcacacacacacacacacacacatagatagccCGCACGAACACAGTCTCAGACACAAGTTCTAGATAGCATTAGGTCTCATCTTGCACCAACCAAAATGCTTGTGTGGTTTTGGATAGCATCATACCACAAAGGGCCAAACCAGCTTTGAAATTAGCTCACACTGTTCTCCACACATGTGACAAGTTCAAGTGTGACAAGAGTAAGCATTGCGTGGGTGCAcactgtgtgaaagagaaagaaatgtatGGAGAACATGTTTGTGCCCCTGTTTGTGTCAGATACGGAAATGATTAACGCAGAAGGATTCCCCACACCAATCTATATAGACTGACAAAAAGGAGACAAAACAGTATGTGTATCAAGGGTGCTTTGACAGGGATGCCCTGTTGAGCTTCCACTTCCATAGTGACTTGCGGTCTAagatgagtgtgttgtgagtcACATATTATGATCACAATGCTCTGGCAAACTATCACATTCACATATAATACTAACacatataataataatcacAGAGTTTCTGTATACTAGAATGCCAATACGTTGCATAGGATTTAGAGGTATCAGAGGTTACACACCACAACAAAGCAACCTGTTTTTTAATGACCAGTCATACAAGGCCACATGCTACTTACATGTGAGCTATGCGACTACATTACTTAatcccctctctcgctcacagATGTCCTTTTACATAAATCATGTTAAATGTTTCACACCGTTGCTTTTAAGTGGTTCTAACTGTCATTTTCTGCTGTGAATGTTGTGTACTGTAAGCGATTGTTAGAGCTAGCACACTCATTCCTGTGTAAGAAACAATGATGTGTTTTCTTATCTATTCAAAATGTCACCATTTTGAGCGATACATTTGCAAATGAAGAGATTCCTTTCAGCATGATGCATAGCTTCAGCTGTGGCCGAGGCATGTGCTTGTTACTTTGCCGACAGTTTTACTGCTTACTGTCCCACGTGCAGTTCTCATTtggctgaaaaaaaaaggacaatgaCGAGCCATTTACTGCAATTATACGAGATGCTGAGAGCCCAGACTCCTTTTCTCCTTCCGTCGTTGAGCAGCTGAGTCAGTGAGGGCTCGACTGAAGGCCCACTAAAGTTACAAATCTAATGACAGCTCCAGTAAGTTGCTCTTTTACTCTTGGCGGTAATGCAATTCTGCTTCCGCTGCCTCACTCTCAgcctgcctctcacacacacagacacacaggcaacagCTTGAGGTGACAGCTGAGGTAGATCAGATGCATTCAGCGGAGATGACAGCCAACGCTTTCCACTCCCCAAAAATATCTACGTTAAACAGGCTGACAGCCAAAGCACAACAACACATTGTTGCTATAATATCAACTTCACAAAAATAATTTGGAGTGATTATTAATTATGTCAGCGGATGTCACTGAAAACAACTACTTTGCAAAACTGTCTCAATGTTTGTTCAGGTCATATTTTTTCCACTACAGACCATACAATTCTGGTAGCTAATGGTTTTAAtggatgtgttttgttttatcaCTATACTATCAGCCATTTGCATTTTTATGAATTGCATGTTATAAAAAATACAATGATGCTTCTATAAATAAACAACTACGTCTTAATCTAGTTTTTAAATAACTACCTAGTATTTATTAAAatttaatgtatatatatacagctatggaaaaaatgaataaaccactgcacatttttctgatttcATATTactgttgctgagtgacattcgcaTGAGATGGCGGTCATGTTCAAAATTAACAGACCACTGCCAGAAATATACGCAGCGGTCtcttttttccagagctgtctgtatgtctgtatgtgtgtgtgtgtttgtgtatgtgtgtgtgtgtgtgtgtgtgtgtgtgtgtatactgtgtatatatatatatatatatatatatatatagagagagagagagagagagagagagagagagagagagagagatgttctaTGCCATTTGCTCTATGTTGTTCTATGCAATCCCCTCTCTACTACTTTTTATGTTATTATACTATTCAATTCactgaatgtgagtgtgagtcacaCAGTAGAGTGTATTTCACTGATGTATCAATACAGAAAAAACGGCACGGACAGCCCCTTATTGTGAAGACTGGTACAGATATCTTGAAACCAAGAGTGCCCTTTTGGGAGAGCCCTTGAAACAAGACACCCACGGTGAACTCAACAAACATTTCCACTTCAAGGCAGTGATGAGTCGACCTGCCCGAACCTTCCTATTGCTCCCTTCTCCACTCCGGCCTTCAAGTGGAAAACTTGTGCAACTCCTCGGCTGGCGTTGCATCATCGGGGCGAGACTGGAAAGAGTCCCTGGGCGTCGGAGACAGAGGAGGCTCAGTGTTTCCGTCCGCCAGTGCTCTGCTCCACTCcactcggctcggctcggctcagcTCGGCTCCGCGCACTGACCTGTCAGATGTCAGTGCCATCAGAGGAAGCCTCGGTGGCCAGGGCACTCCACAACCACAGCCTTGTACATCACGTGCAGCGTGCCAAACTTAGGGCGCGTCGTTGCAGAAACAAGAACAACTTTGACAGCTAAAGTGCCTGATTGAGGAATTAGGTGTTCTCCTGCCAAGGTCTCTCTCCGAGCAAATGAACACTAGTTGCATTAAATGATTTGATACACTACTGCTACTGTGACACATTGTATATATGCCATCTGCATGCTGTAACTTCTCTAATGCACACCCACTAGGTGTTTGCATTTTTTTCGTGTGGCGATATTGAAACATTTATTCAGTTAGCCTTctatattgggggggggggggggggaataactCCTTATGTCGCAGTGTTAATGTCACTGCATGTGGAAACACTGGAGCAAAAGCTCACCTTTGAGAGCCCAGAGGTTTTAGCTCATGGATTGAACAGGCTTGGAACCAGGGAAATGTGAAGGAACAAACGCATCTTCCGTCACAGGGAACAAACCAAGTCATTATGTAAGTCTGTCCACAGAGATGGCAGATACTCCTTTCTGCAAATGAGTAGCTAGTTGCATCTAATCCCTCTTTTGAAAAGACAACACTGTTTccctatctctccccccccccccctctctctctctcataagtCAGATGACAAAACCAGCTGCACCATGGCCATCCGGTCGGAGAGGTCTGCAAATCACATGGCATACAGTCATGTTTGGTCGAATGTAACAAGCGAGTACTATGAGAGACTCAAGCTTTCCAAAGGACAGGAGCGCCACAGACCCTTGACCTTGCCCCGCAGAGTGGTTAGGCCCAGGAGCCTGTTAGTGATCTGCATGGGCCTGAAAGGGTATCATGCTTGTCGTGCTCTCAAGCAGGAACATACCAACAAGTTGATCTCTTAAAATATGTGTGCGTACAAAGATggacatacaatacaatgcaatacGATACAATACACTGGCTATCGGCAACGCTTAAGGAGGGACACGATTAAACATCTGCATCtacctacagagagagagacagacagagagagagagagcgcacactCTTAATACAGATGTGCTATTTTAAATACAAAGTTTGCTGTAAGAATAAGAAATGCAGAAAAGAATCCTCTCGCAGAAGTGTCTCAGCTTGGCAGCCGGCTGCCTTTCCTAATCTGAATGATGACATTTGGTCGAGACTTTCTCTCCTTTCAGTAATAATACCAGAGATGCAGGGGATTTTGCAGATTATGACAACTACGAGATTAAAATGACCCTGAGGAGAAAAAGATGCTGCTTCATTCGGGAAAAAAAAGTCCTTTAGGATTTCACAAGCATTCCAGTCATTTGTGTTCACAAACATTGGGTTCAAAACTGTATCCCAAGTAAAGCTTCAAATGGCTCATTTTAGAGCTGCACCCAACACTTCAATAGAGAAAAGCAACCTATGCAGAAGGCTGGCTCGTATGCTGAGCTGCTCATTGCTTCGACATCTGCGGATGAGTTGATACAACACCACTATTAGGTCTGGCAGGGGTTGACCTCGCAGCGGTGCCCTATACCCATACTtagcggggggaggggggtcacacatgcacactgcccCGAGGACCCGCCAGCCGCGCTGGGAACGTTGTCATTCGCACTGACGTTAGACAGATGCAGCCGAACACCGTTGGCTATGAGGCCAAACGCGCAAGCTTTCCCCGCTGCTATTCTACATATGCATTTTGGGAGCTGTCCATTAACGATTATTCAAACATTGTCGCAAAAGCAATGTATGATAGGCTATGTttatgaaaacagaaaatgatGGAAGTATTCTAATGAACCATGTTTAGATGACCAATGCTATAGCCAAAACTTGTTACGCCGGAAGTCATATTAAAAACAGGGACAGCAGATATGGTATCTTTATCCAGTAATGTTTACTTGCAAATAACAGAGTTAACTGTAGCTTGGGCTACGTCAGACTCTGTGGCTACGACTAAAAGCCTTCTGGCCGTGATGGAAGATGCGCAAACACCGAACACACCATGGCACAACGAATAATCAAGTAGTTGGGTCATACTTACGCCCTGGTTTTGGGGAAGCCCATGGATAGCAGCACGTCCAGACTGGACCCATGTTTGACAGTGCCTGGTCTGGCCTGACGCTGTCTTCGAGGGGTGACTTTGGCATAAAGATCGTCTTTAGCTGCCATAGTTCACCGTTCCATTTGGTGATCTAGCCTACACCACGGATCTAGGCTCCTTACTTCAGGCGAGACCGAAGGAGATAGATGCGGCAGACATTGAACAATACGAATGGAATTGGTGAAAATGAAGATACTAATCTCAACTACTTTACAACATCCCCTTCGGCCCCCTTAGATGGAGGATGGGAGAGTGCGTATCAGCTGTGGTTGAACGTTCTCAACACAGTATGCGTTGAGCTTCCTGGTAGAACGCGCATAAACTCATCGCCGTTAGAAGAGGGTCACCAGTCGGAAGTCACTTCTGCGCTTTCTCTGGATAGCTGAAACCCATCTTGCTGACAGCGGTGGAAATTATTTCACCATTTATTCCCCTTAGAATCAAGAGGGAGGGTTGCAACACATATCTAGACTGAAATTAATAATCTCCGGTGGCTTCACTTCCTTTTTGTAATGACTTATTTATGAATGGATCTTGAGTGAGTGGGGAATTAGCCTGTCAGTGAGCCGCATGAATAAAGCAACGCCCACCCATTTTAAAGGAGCCGCTCGGACTCTGAAATTCATTTGATGTCCATGAATCGAGCAGAGTCACTCACTGCACAAACGTTCACAAAAATCCCACTGCATGTGTTGAGCGACGCGGGTCGGACTGGATACAACAAAACATGACCGTAAATCCACAAGTGACGTGGCAAACAAAAAACGACTGTTGTTTCAGGCCTTAAGGAGTTCCATGATGCTCCACGGACCGATATTAAGCCACCCAAACAGGCCTACCTATACGACGCTAAATTAAGGGGAAAATATGAGGTAGCCtactacaaacacaccacaagAGCGACAAACACAGGGAGAGTGATGTTACGCTGCCACCCTGTGgttgaatgttaaaaaaaaaaaatgcaaaatgcaaaaagtTGACATGAGACATTAACAGACAAAAACATTAGTTAAACCAGTATTTTATTTAacaaaacagaataaaacagCCAAGCACAAATTATCTTAGATAACAACAAAATAAGGTTCATTCCCAATCGTTTCCCAGTTTTCACACAGCATTCATCAAATCTTGTgaaaccaaaaaagaaaaacaactgcaatatttctgaaatgtgattaGCCATAGGCCTTGTCCAGGAGAGTGCAGAAATGCACTCCTGCATGGTTTCAGACACTAATTACAATCTTGGAGACTGCATCAGCACAGTCTAAAAACATCTGTCCCCATGGCAAAAGTAAGATTTGAAATCATAAACCAATAATGTTAAAATACTCAAACATGATGAAGTGAATcacatacaaaataaatattttaggGCCTTCACATTTTACTGAGGTAATTTACAGAAAGCACTACCTCCTGGAGCCGTTACAGTTTTAAAACACTTGTCACTTCATCCTATATTCTTTAACCTTTCATATTCATTTCCAATATGTCTGATTATTGATAATTGCATTCTCACATCGCTCTAAAATACAGCTGTTAAGTTGAAGTGAAGGATTAAAAATTCTTGGAATCTTCAATCCAATGTACCAAATAACTAGTCCAGTAACCTCATGACATACCCAACCAATGGATACCTAAGGTGTGTGGCAGTTATTGTGGCCTACAGTCTACTGAAGTGGGGGAAAAACACTCAGGAAGAAATGTCCTGGCCTAATCAAATGTAAGCAAACAATACGGTCAATACATGCGTGTGCAGAGGGCCCTGGTAACTATATCCTTGCAATGGCACAAGTGGAGGTCAGTTGTGTTGACAATTTGCATGTTGAtggattaaaagaaaagaagagaaaacgCTCTTGCAACACTCTCAGACTGACCAAGCTAGCCGACATGATCAGGAACATTGCTGCTTTTGTTCTGTTGTTGACGGAGCTGGACAGGGTCATGTCCCCACAAGATAAAAGGAAATCAAATGGATCGAGGCAAAAATGGGGAAACCCGAAACTGCTGTGCCAGTGTTTTCTTAGGGGCCAAATAAATATGTACCTGATTTCATGGTGTTATCTTTTGTTTAGAAAATACGCAGTTCTCACCTAAAACAGGCAAAAACATCCCCTTTGTAAGCACTCTTCATGATGTACGAACAGATGTAGCAAAATCAACCCTTTCCTCTGACCAAAATGAAGCAGAGCAGTGGTGATAGAAAATAGAAATCACATGATTCATGTCTCGGTGTGCTTCATGTCTGTGAATATGGGATCCCTACGAGAGACATCAAGCTGCCGACAGGATGTTTGGATTCAATCAACCAATCCACTGGCCCAGCTGTGGCACCACGTTATAGCTGCACAGCAGAAAGCACTGGTTTGTAGACCGGAAGCACAGATATCATTTGACTCTTGATACAATTATGAAAAGCAGATTATGGCTCACACATAAAGGCTATATGAATGCCAAGGTCATGGATGGTACGAAGAGAAACCAAACCCAGTACAGCCATTCAGACATGCCAAAGACCTGCTCAAACCACCACAACctcccactgcacacactcaccccatcaCACCGCAAAGGGCAGAGGGCCTCAAACCGAAGCAACTATTCATCCACAGATTCTGTGATCCTTCAAGATTAATATCCAACGATAACAGGGATGGGAATATGAATATTCCAATAGGCCTGTGCACATACATCTATCAGAAAGTTGAAGTTCATCCTAAATCCAGATCTACCAATTCAGAATCCTTGCTAGAAACCATTGCAAAGTCGAAGAAACTGCtgcacatgtgtgaatgtgagtatgCACGATACACATTTACCTATCTGAAATGCTTATGTTATGTACATGTATTCGGTTTCCAAGTAATGTTGTTTAAAATCTAGCATAGCCAAGAAAATGTCAGTGAGCATGATAGAATATAAAAAAGTTTTTACACAAttgtatgaaaaataaatgaaatgtacaatcAATACCTTCTCAAACATAGTTTTACAAAGTCTTTTAACTGTTTTGTCCAGTGCACTACAACTGAAACACAGTTCAGGACACAGTTATCAGTGCCAGATGTTACTGCTACACCACAAAAGATGATTTCTGTCTGAACTCCCCCTGAAAAAGAGAGGACAACAGGGTGTCTATTAAACCttcaaaggaaaacaaaaccaCGAAAAGTCCTCTTTATACAATACCTCTATATCTGATGAAAATGATaacaaaaaaactttattttattGGTTTTGTTGAACTTAGTTGATTTACTAGTTAGCAAGTGCTGATGTTCACATGTATCCATTCACAAAGTTAACACAGCAGTGAAGATCTCTGGTCATAGACTAGCAAACTAACTACCACAAATGCGTACAAACAGCATAGTTGCTGTTGTGTATTGCTAGTTTAACACACTGTTTTTGTGTTCTCATATAGTATAAAACCAGTGTGCATAGTCTGGGAGGCCAGTAGGAGTGATAGGTACGTTTATCCACAGTTTCTTCACATGAGCACATccaatcaaaataaaagttgagATGCTTTAAGTTAGCAAAATAGACTCAcaatgaagaagaaaaatagaCTCATAATGAAGAAGGTTCACttacatcctcatcatcctcgtAGGTGCCAGCTGCTGCTGGCTCAGTGTACACCACAGTCTTATGATTGCTGTAACAGAGAGCAAATCCACATAAACACAGCTCCTAAACGCAACAATTCAAGACGATTTAAGGGTAGAATTAAGGATGTTTATGTGTATAgttcacaaaataaaaaatatcataCATACCTTTCAGACATTTCTAGTGaacaggggtggggggtgggggggtaggaaaagagaggggagaataTGTTAGTGTGGGTGTGAAGGGACATTgcacttttttttcaatttaaattatttaaaaaaaagcataGATAGAATTTTAAAGACATACTTGGTATGTATCCTTTGCGATAAGCAAACCACAGCCCAAACACGAGTACACAAACTGCGAGCAATGCAAAGATAACCCCAGCAACAATTCCACCTACGTTTAGATCATCTGAAAGAGAAGAACGGCAGAAGAATTAGAGAAGTAAGTGACTTCAGTATTTGGATTGATATTGTGGAAGGATGCTTTCCAACTTGTTGACCATTTTAAGAAGATTAAATATCTTTACTGGgaattaaattgaaataaaagtaCAAGCAGTCCAATTAATCAAAAGGTTATCATGTAAAACAACAAATCAGTgggtaaaggggaaaaaaatatgtttacttGTAGCAAATAAGACACTGCTACTTATACTCTTCTGACTTATACTATATAAACAGTACAATGACAATGCATTTAGAGCAGGACAAGCTGTTGAGgggtacggtcacaaatatgtgattagaatgttcggtgaactgagagttccgCATTATGATGAGACAATATCCTCTGAGATTTtccccacatactgtatacagaacactgaaactatagattgtttgcattgaattctagaaggaacttggaaaataattcactcctcaacaggttaagCATTGTATTCTGATTTATCTCAAAACACCTTTTGCAATGACTTTCTTTTCGCTAATTCCAATGAACTCCACGCACTGAAGAGTGCTGCACATTCCGCACCGTCTTTTGCTCTTTACAGATAAGGTTGTCAGAGAACAATAAGTTTCTGTTTCAAAACAGGGTGCATGTAACAAAGAAGTTGACACAATATTACTTCCCTTGGTGCAACGGCACATTTCCCACTGCTGACCTTTATCTTTTCAGAGATTTTGTATTAGGGATTCTAAAACCTCCAACCAACCCCTCCATGATTTTTAACCATTGtgaaaccaaagatccttgactACTAAATAATCCAAAGAAAGCTGAATTATTTCAACTTCCCTGTCACATGCACTCTGTGTCAATGCAGAATATACAGGAATATACTCTTAGTATTGTATTCACCATGCATCTAaacattattaaaaaaaaaaaaaagtagccaCAATATGCTAATTGAGTGCACTCCAGATACACCCTGAAGACCACTGCTTCTCTTGTAAACCCCTTTGAGAATCACCACATTTAAGGCAAAAACACTGAATGGTTGATTTTAGGGAAAATATAATAATGCTCTGTATTGCATGTCCAATTGACCCTATACAGCAAGTTCAGGAGCAGTCAGCACCACCTCATTAATTTCAGCCTATACCCTCGCAGCAGATGGCGCGGGCTAACAGGAATTTGCACCATAAATAATATCCCATATATGTGGAACCACTGTTCACACGCGGCCCAGAAGACACTCACATGGGATCATCTGAACTGCCTGGCAGCTCTTGGAGGGCCCAGCTTCATTACTGGCCTCGCAGTAGTAATCGCCATTATCAGCATGGGCCACCGCAGGGAACTCCTAAGAAGGACAGGCAGAAAAATAAAGtgatcatatcacacacacacaaagatttttTTCCATTCGATCTGACTAAAGCAACGAATGGCTTACCAAAGTGCCTTTATTGATGTCAATCTTGTAAGTCATGTTCTTGTAGGCCGTAAACTTGCTTGGGTCCTCAGGAAGGGGTTCGCCATTTTTGTACCACTTGTAAGTGGCTGGCGGTGAGGCATCCTTGTCGAAGCATGAGAGAGTGACTTGGCTACTAGTTTGTACAGATGCAGGGATGCTACAGAACGGAACTGATGGAGGAACTGTGGGAAAATTTGAGTACACCACATTTCAATCGTTAAAACTGTCAGTGCTCACAAAAGATAGTAGTGATAAG harbors:
- the LOC134079760 gene encoding junctional adhesion molecule A-like, with the protein product MIIFIFLGLLLHRAESQFIASTTTPLLKVKENEGADLKCTYTSDFNPNPRVEWSLKKIQGSSFYVYYDGQPTDPYQGRVTQYTGGLRFNSVTRDDIGLYVCTVAGNGHSAEAKINLVVLVPPSVPFCSIPASVQTSSQVTLSCFDKDASPPATYKWYKNGEPLPEDPSKFTAYKNMTYKIDINKGTLEFPAVAHADNGDYYCEASNEAGPSKSCQAVQMIPYDLNVGGIVAGVIFALLAVCVLVFGLWFAYRKGYIPKMSERYV